In Macaca thibetana thibetana isolate TM-01 chromosome 8, ASM2454274v1, whole genome shotgun sequence, one DNA window encodes the following:
- the LOC126961453 gene encoding arylamine N-acetyltransferase 2 — translation MHCGEAMELGLETIFDHIVRRNRGGWCLQVNQLLYWALTTIGFQTTMLGGYVYIPAANKYSTGMIHLLLQVTIDGRNYIADAGFGSSSQMWQPLELISGKDQPQMPSIFRLTEEKGIWYLDQIRREQYIPNTEFLNSDLLPKTTHQKVYSFTLEPRKIEDFESMNTYLQTSPTSAFTTTSFCSLQTPEGVHCLVGFTLTYRIFNYKDNTDLIEFKTLIEEEVEEVLKNIFKISLGRKLVPKPGNGSFTI, via the coding sequence ATGCATTGTGGGGAAGCTATGGAGTTGGGCTTAGAGACTATTTTTGATCACATTGTAAGAAGAAACCGGGGTGGGTGGTGTCTCCAGGTCAATCAACTTCTGTACTGGGCTCTGACCACAATCGGTTTTCAGACCACAATGTTAGGAGGGTATGTTTACATCCCTGCAGCTAACAAATACAGCACTGGCATGATTCACCTTCTCCTGCAGGTAACCATTGATGGCAGGAACTACATTGCTGATGCTGGGTTTGGAAGCTCCTCCCAGATGTGGCAGCCTCTGGAATTAATTTCTGGGAAGGATCAGCCTCAGATGCCTTCCATTTTCCGCTtgacagaagagaaaggaatctGGTACCTGGACCAAATCAGAAGAGAGCAGTATATTCCAAACACAGAATTTCTTAATTCTGATCTCCTGCCAAAGACGACACACCAAAAAGTGTACTCTTTTACGCTTGAACCTCGAAAAATTGAAGATTTTGAGTCTATGAATACATACCTGCAAACGTCTCCAACATCTGCATTTACAACCACATCATTTTGTTCCTTGCAGACCCCAGAAGGGGTTCACTGTTTGGTGGGCTTCACCCTCACCTATAGAATATTCAATTATAAAGACAATACAGATCTGATCGAGTTTAAAACTCTGATTGAGGAAGAAGTTGAAGAAGtgctgaaaaatatatttaagatttcCTTGGGGAGAAAGCTCGTGCCCAAACCTGGTAATGGATCCTTCACTATTTAG